The nucleotide sequence AATGCACTATCATGCGTTTTTAAATGATACTTCATTGAAAACTGTTTTCTGCAAATTTTACATTCAAATGGTTTCTCACCAAAAAGTCATATGagagtatgcactctcatatgcctTTTTAAAAGTCTTTTCGCTGAAAACTGTTTactgcaaatttcacattcaaatggatTTTCACCACTATGCACTGTCATATGTGATTTTAAATGACTGTTTGTTGAAAACTGTTtattgcaaatttcacattcaaatggtttttcaccagtatgcactcttaTATGCGATTTTAAAGCATGTTTAATTGAAAACTGCTTGGTACAAATCTCACAATTatatggtttttcaccagtatgcactttCATATGCAATTTCaaaacttgttttcttgaaaAGTGTTTGTTGCAAATTTCACACCCAAATGGTTTTTCAACAGTATGCACTGTCATATGCGATTTTAAAAGTGGTTTAGTTGAAAACTGTTtgttgcaaatttcacattcaaatgatttttcaCCACTATGCAATTTCATATGCATTGTTAAACTACTCTTCGCTGAAAATTGtctggtgcaaatttcacattcaaatggatTCTCACCAGTATGGTTTCTCATATGTATCAGTAAATAACCAtttgttgaaaactgtttggtgcaaatttcacattgaaATGGTTTTTTATCACTATGCACTGTCATAATATGTTGATTTAAATAATACTTTGTTGAAAATTGTTTGCTGCATATTGGACATTCAAGCGGTTTTTCATCAGAATGCACTGACATATGTTGTTTTAACGTACTTTTTGTTGAAAACGGTTTGCTACATATTTTACATCTACATGGTTTTTCACccgtatgcactctcatatgcgatTTTAAATGTCGTTTAGTTAAAAACCGTTTAGTACATATtccacattcaaatggtttttcaccactATGCACTATCATATGCGCTTTTAAATTCCACTTTGATGAAAATTGTTCTGTGCAAATTTCACATCCAAATGAATTTTCACGAGTATGCACTATCATATGCGATTTTAAAACTGGTTTCGTTGAAAACTGTTTATTGCAAacttcacattcaaatggtttgtCACCAGTATGCATTGTCATATGTCTTTTTAAACTACGCTtggttgaaaactgtttggtgcaaatttcacattcaaatggttgtTCACCAGTATGCAATTTCATATGCATTGTTAAATTTCCTTTTAGTGagaactgtttggtgcaaatttcacattcaaatggtttttcaccggtATGTACTACCATATGACTTTTAAGATGTGCCTTttttgaaaactgtttggtgcaaatttcacattcaaatggtttttcaccaatatgcactctcatatgcgattttaaatacggtttcgttgaaaactgtttggtgcaaatttcacatgtaAATGGTTTTTCCTCAGCGTGTATCCTCATATGTAATTCTAAACGAGAACTGCTTGACAATGGTTTCTTGCAAATGATACACACAAAACGTTGTCCTCCAGCGTTAACATTGGTAGGGGAAGTTATACATGGGTTCAAATTACTGTCACTTCTATCATCATTTGTTAAGAGGCTTCTGGCATCAGTTTTCATATCTTTACAAGAGAATCCTAAAATTATAATAATCTGTTAAATCAGAATACGAGGGTGGATTGATATAAAACTAACCTTTGatagaaaaaacaagtttttttcgaTTAAATCGATTTATTTCTCAACATTCAcagctactctgtggatccacagagtggctgaaacaggcgattttctagcgccggcgactacgctgcgaagtggatcgtttAGAAGGGTGCGGCGTTAATGTAATGAGTGAGAAAAAAGTAGGCttgttcaaatgattaaaaacttgccggctaatcttttaaaaaagtgtgttcgtcaaagtcagtgtaatgtccatagttttaaatattttataaaatttctacccttttgaaaaaataccaataaactccataaatggaattaagaagaaccagacaaaagcagctatatcacagaaagaaACACATAAAAAATTAACCAGTACATCTGGTATTCTACAGccgtaaaatagtttgatacaattttcaacacaaaaaaacacacacaaaTAGTAAGATTCCCATTACAACTGAGTGAACGAGGTCCTATTTTTAAGGAGATGATGACATTAAATATAATGTAAACATGTTAACTTGCAACCCTcttttaactgatatcttatcgttttgttttctacaacaaacaataaaaccttttttggcataggatgggaccccactatttaacataaatacaCAAACAAGATTGTGAGTATTTGTTTTATTCAGTTCAATGATAGATTCAGACGAGGAAAGTCTTCTTTCTCGTTAGAATGTagaataaaatgtaaatataaatagagaaCATATTGCTTACcggatttattcttttcgatggggctaccttctttaaaatcaggAATAAATCATTCAAAGATCTCGTCCCACGCTTTTCCTTTCAATGCCCTATAACTATACCCTCGGGTTCTTGTACCCCATATAGCCGGTCTGTTTTGGAATTCAATTAAAAACATTTCGGAATCAAAATTCATTTTACGTGCTCACCGTGTAAATTCTCGTAAACATCTGCGGCAGCTACAAATGTGGTCCGTCTGAATGGGGtttgccactagtggacgccactagcagtgaGGCTCGGCGACTGGTgctggccacagtcgctcgtctgggggagcgacgtccacttcacataagaacccacggtaaatcatcggaagctgctttgtggatccacagagtagcgctgcagagggGCCTGTCTAGTTTGGCCCTAAGCTTGATACACTTAGTAAGACGATGTTCTAATTTTTTTTCTCCTTCAAGTAGTACTTTTACTCGAGCTCTTCAAAATAGGCCAAAGTTTTAGCGACGACTTCATCGTTTATTGCAAAACGGCGTCCTCCGAGCCATTTTTTTAGGTTTGGAAACAGAAAAAAGTCGCTGACGGCAAAATCTGGGGAATACGGTGGGTGTTCAACCAATTAATAGCCCAATTCGTGTAACTTTGCCATCGCGATGTGTAATTTGCGATTTTGCCATCGGTGAACCGGTGCGTTGTCTTGGTAAAAGAGTACTTTTGTGCGTGCCAATCCGGGGCGTTTTCGAAGCAATTCGGCATCGAATCGATCCAATAATGCAGCGTAGTACTCGCCATTgattgtttttcctttttccaaGTAGTCGATGTGGATGATGCCCTTCGCATCCCAGAAAACAGTCGCCATCGCTTTGCCGGCCGAATGTGTACTTTTTGCCTTCTTCGGCGGGACATTCGCCGCGTTTGCGCCACTGTTTCGACTGTTCTTTGGTTTCCGGTGTGTAATAATACACCCAGGTTTCATCAACGGTGATCAATCGACGTAAAAAATCCTTAGGATCGCACCGTATCATCGCCAAAAGCGTATCCGAAGTGATCACACGTTTTCGCATTTGGTCGATTGTCAGCAAACGTGGCACCTATCGCGCGGATATCTTTTTCATGCCCAAACAATGGTGAATGATGTGTACTCGTTCGTAGGAAATGTTTAGGGGCTCTAATAACTAGCGGAGCTTGATTCGACCATCTGCCATAATCATGTGATGGACTTTGTTGATCATTTCCGGCGTGGTGACTTCATTTGGAATCCCGGGATGTTCATCATCCCGGCTTCCGGGATGCTGAGCATTGCTCAGCAGCAAAAGCCAAACTAATAGTTTTATTGGCTTAAAATTTAGACAGACGTCATATCATGAATGGCAaatgggtctaggacgtttcatcgccgccgtttcgatgccaccagttcgatgccgatgccggccgattcatcgccagtcaattaatcgatatatttccgaattttcgacagttacaattattagttatttttagtattaattaggaattctaggaaatgcgagatatgacggcgatgaaatgcgactggcgatgaaccggcggcatcgaaacggccggcgatgaaccggcggcatcgaaacgtcccattccgtggCAAATATCAAAACCGAGAGCAATTCGGTATCAAGTAACGCCATATATCAAAGGCTAGTTTTATATCAATCTATCCTCGtaatgtaattaaataaaaatgaataaaatatgataacagatgaaaaccttctgcttatattttttgaacgaaggatcctgagaggaatattcggtggcatctgtgaataTTGTGTTTGGaagaggaggtacaactacgaggtataccacagatataaccatatttaatacacttattttggtatgtttatgtacttttgatgcattttatacactttaaaatgcaactatgcatttccacccatttttctactattgggaccgtgcaagttcggaaaagcgacacctggtttcatagctcagcaacaattttagcacttttaattgtgttggccaattatattagtcctggttgccggataattgtcaaggccacaacccaaaaaaaattatgagaagaaaaagtaagactgaggttatgttattaaaaggtaaacaattgtatgtcgtaaataaaattaattaataaaatgaagtactgcaagcaaaatacaattaattaaatttaattttatataatatttgcacatcatatcaatattgtggagcaacatataatttttcttcttcaatggcagtaggtatgaaatatacctacgtcaatttgacaatttcaattgacaatatgaattatttaagaaaatttcaAGATTTCTCCGATATTTCCGCatgatcgtttctcgtatcccctccaagtacttgaaAAAGTATAGCACATAGCATATAGTATACACAGCGAATAGCCAAAACcgaaatatcgaaaaaattaagcacgtttaagaaaaaactttatttttctagaataaaaagtaagcaagttgcactcaaaataaagttggtccatttttttggtaaaaaaactcgtgaaaatcaccccctaattagcatcccaaatgaaattaaggccatcggtacataattcgcaaatattttactgctatccctactttttctgtctttacacggcaaattacgtgcagtgaaattctcactggtatggatatgtaaactttacttgacaatgttatcattaactttaaagatggtttttgaatgttcttggataactgtaaCCCGTGGTCCTAGGTGAACGACAAACGCGACACGACGCGAAAATATCACGTAATGGATGTATTTTGTGTGTGGCATACGTTTTCGGGTTAATCAGTCTACGACAAGACGCGATGAAGTGCGAACTTGTTTTGTTCGCGA is from Diabrotica virgifera virgifera chromosome 9, PGI_DIABVI_V3a and encodes:
- the LOC126892622 gene encoding gastrula zinc finger protein XlCGF57.1-like isoform X1, whose amino-acid sequence is MFVQTQTEVKQEISETTCKREVDEVLEDAFKIEIKEEPTRESTNYDAFDYLDVKKCSIKAEIKQDDGFSCKDMKTDARSLLTNDDRSDSNLNPCITSPTNVNAGGQRFVCIICKKPLSSSSRLELHMRIHAEEKPFTCEICTKQFSTKPYLKSHMRVHIGEKPFECEICTKQFSKKAHLKSHMVVHTGEKPFECEICTKQFSLKGNLTMHMKLHTGEQPFECEICTKQFSTKRSLKRHMTMHTGDKPFECEVCNKQFSTKPVLKSHMIVHTRENSFGCEICTEQFSSKWNLKAHMIVHSGEKPFECGICTKRFLTKRHLKSHMRVHTGEKPCRCKICSKPFSTKSTLKQHMSVHSDEKPLECPICSKQFSTKYYLNQHIMTVHSDKKPFQCEICTKQFSTNGYLLIHMRNHTGENPFECEICTRQFSAKSSLTMHMKLHSGEKSFECEICNKQFSTKPLLKSHMTVHTVEKPFGCEICNKHFSRKQVLKLHMKVHTGEKPYNCEICTKQFSIKHALKSHIRVHTGEKPFECEICNKQFSTNSHLKSHMTVHSGENPFECEICSKQFSAKRLLKRHMRVHTLI